In Nitrososphaerota archaeon, the genomic stretch CGAAGGCTACGAGGAGAGGTATACTTGCTATGAAGACGTAGCTGGAAACCACGCCGTTGAGTACATCTATAGTGTTTATTGTGTTCGCAGTAACTGGTAGGGCTGCTAGGACCAAAAGAGGGTAGACTATGAATAACCTAACAGACTTCCCGTAGATTGGGAAGATCGGTTGAGGCACATATGCGCCTAAAAGGAGTATGGGTAGTGAAGCAAAGATTAGGAGGAGAGGCTTAGAGTACCCTTTTAAACGCTTAACATCATCCACCAAACCTATCAGACCGGCAATGAGAGTTGCAGTAAATAGAGCGGCAACCCTCACGTCATATGTGAAACAATATAAAATAGTTTCTCCGACAAGAATCGATATAATGAGAGCTGGGCCTGCTGGCCTTGGTATAAGAGGTCTGTTTGGCTTATGCACATCTTCAACCAGCCAACCATAGCGCCTTAGCACATTGATTAAAATGGTTGTTAGAAGGTAGGTGAGTAGGCCGCTAACTAAGATTATGACCGCTGCGAGCCACGGGTTCATATGCTGCTCCGCTGTGACTCCTCTTACGGGCGTTAAAACCCTTTTGACAGAAGATTCTTATATAAAGGCTGGGGATATAGTAAGCGAGTGCTAGTTTGAAGATAGTCGAACTTAAGGATGGTATGCGTAGAGTGGACGTAGAGGGGACGATCTTAGATAAGAGTGAACCTCGAACTGTAAATCTAAGAGCAGGTGGGCGGGCTACTGTTGTGGAGTGTACGATCAAAGATGATTCAGGCTCAATAAAGCTGAGCCTCTGGGATGATCTTATTGATAAGGTCAATGTAGGTGATACAGTAAGGGTAGAAAATGGCTACGTCAACTCGTTCAGAGGAGAACTCAGACTTAACGTAGGCAGATATGGCAGATTATATGTAACAGGCTAAAATCTAGGTAACAAAGCATATTGCTTTCAAATCTTTATGGCACACCCTTAATAGGTTTACACTCAACATGTTTGAAGTAGAGAGATGTAGAAGCAATTCTACAAGCATTAAAGCGAGTGTAAAGATAAGATTAATCTCAGACCGCACACATTACTTCTACGGGGTAGAGGGTTGGACGAAGAATACAGGGTGGAAAGAGATAGTTTAGGAGAGGTGAAGGTACCTTCTCAAGCGTACTACGGTGCGCAGACGCAAAGAGCTATAGAAAACTTTCGGATTTCGAACCTAAGGTTTCAGAAGAGCTTCATAAAAGCCTTAGCCCTAATAAAACTTGCAGCCGCAAAAGCCAACATGGAGCTAGGATTGTTAGATAAAGTCTTAGGTGAGGCGATCATCAAAGCCTGTATTGAAGTGTTAGAAGGAAGGTTTGATTCAGAATTTAGGTTAGATATCTTCCAGACGGGCTCAGGCACATCAACCAACATGAATGTGAATGAAGTATTGGCTAATAGAGCGAATGAGTGGCTGGGAGGTAAGAAAGGGGTCTATGAACCTATACACCCAAACGACCACGTGAATATGTGCCAATCCTCTAACGATGTCTTCCCTACAGCTATCAACATAGCGGCGCTAGAATCCTTGAATCAAGATCTATTACCCTCCATGAATCAGCTAGAGAAATCATTCAGGAAAAAAGCTGAAGAATTTGAAGATGTTGTAAAAGCAGCTAGAACACATCTCCAGGATGCTGTGCCCATAACTTTAGGCCAAGAGTTTAGTGCCTATGCTGCTATGGTGAAGCAATCCATAAGACGCATTGAATCAGCAGAACAGGCTTTGCTGGAGATACCACTAGGCGGTACAGCTGTAGGAACTGGATTGAATGCACATCCATCTTACGCTAGCCTGGCCATCAGAGAGTTAAGGCAATTGACTGGCTTTGAGCTGCGTCAAGCGGAAAATGTCTTCGAAGCTATACAGAGTAGGGATGCGAATGTTGAGTTAAGTGGTGCTTTGAAAGGATACGCTGTATCTCTTATGAAAATAGCAAACGATCTACGTTTACTCTCCTCGGGACCCCGAACAGGATTAGCTGAAATCGTTTTACCAGCAATCCAACCTGGTTCAAGCAGTATGCCCGGTAAAGTGAACCCTGTCGTGCCAGAAATGGTCAATAT encodes the following:
- a CDS encoding UDP-N-acetylglucosamine-1-phosphate transferase, translating into MNPWLAAVIILVSGLLTYLLTTILINVLRRYGWLVEDVHKPNRPLIPRPAGPALIISILVGETILYCFTYDVRVAALFTATLIAGLIGLVDDVKRLKGYSKPLLLIFASLPILLLGAYVPQPIFPIYGKSVRLFIVYPLLVLAALPVTANTINTIDVLNGVVSSYVFIASIPLLVAFALRGDWIMFTAALPLLVSTAVFYLFFHKYPSKIFPGDSGTLALGALYGALAICGRAEVVGVIALLPAILNSFFFLSSVKKIIEHREIKERPIKILQDFRLAASTSREAPVTLTRMILAKGPLSEVEVARAIFILAIIAAVLAIVTAFLTW
- a CDS encoding DNA-binding protein, with product MKIVELKDGMRRVDVEGTILDKSEPRTVNLRAGGRATVVECTIKDDSGSIKLSLWDDLIDKVNVGDTVRVENGYVNSFRGELRLNVGRYGRLYVTG
- a CDS encoding class II fumarate hydratase — translated: MDEEYRVERDSLGEVKVPSQAYYGAQTQRAIENFRISNLRFQKSFIKALALIKLAAAKANMELGLLDKVLGEAIIKACIEVLEGRFDSEFRLDIFQTGSGTSTNMNVNEVLANRANEWLGGKKGVYEPIHPNDHVNMCQSSNDVFPTAINIAALESLNQDLLPSMNQLEKSFRKKAEEFEDVVKAARTHLQDAVPITLGQEFSAYAAMVKQSIRRIESAEQALLEIPLGGTAVGTGLNAHPSYASLAIRELRQLTGFELRQAENVFEAIQSRDANVELSGALKGYAVSLMKIANDLRLLSSGPRTGLAEIVLPAIQPGSSSMPGKVNPVVPEMVNMVAAKVMGNDLTITIAGQAGNLDLNTMMPVIAYTLLESIEILASAIRTLARCVEGIVVNEERCFKYAENSTALITVLAPTLGYDKAAKIAKKAFEEGKSIKQIIVEEGILTKEDVEKLLNLKKLTKGGVVKGLDFLNKKSGLHVKEP